The DNA segment TATCATGCTCCCATACAATAAAAATAACTGAGTTTACATACTGTTGACTTAACAGTTCCTCACGTAATGCTTTTATCTCTTTAGCATGATATTGAAGATGAATAGGCAATGAGGTTTTAATCGCGATAGGTGAGATCGTTTGGAGTGAACGTAATGAATTGCCTAACTTGCTCTGTTTAGGTGCTGCTGCGAATAATGCATCAGGTTTGCCAAATTGATTTATAAGCGCATCAGGCAGAGCTAATGCTCTATTTAATCCTTTACAGGTCAGTTGCCCACTATCATTATCAGGTTTTTCACCATGTCTTATAAAAACAAGTGTTTGATCAGAATACGCCATATGACTAAATCCTAAAATAAATACGCTCAAAAATATCAATACACTGCGCATACAGCGTTACCTTTAAGTCAACTGAGTATAAGAAAGAGGGAAAGTTAAAATACATCTTGCATTAACTATAAACTCACTGGTTTTAAGTCTCTCAGTCTAGCATAGCCAAAAAGGTTGCAGAGGTATGCAAGTCTTAGATAGCGTTTATTTAGCCAGTTTTACACTCTATCGATCTTTATTCTACCTTCTAAACATCTCAAAATTAATTAACAAAATTAATTAACAAAATTAAAATAGACCAAACAATTGTTAACAGAAAATAAAGAGTTTTTTTAATTTTTTATTACTTTACATCCAAATTTATAAAGCTGAATGAAACTTAAATACTCAGCACATTTAGATAAAAAAATAGAGGGGTTCTTTTTTTTACAATAAAAATAATATGTTAAAAATCAATGCAAGCCTTTTTATCTCCCTTTATTTAGTTTAATGACTAAAGTTCTGCCACCGCTTACCGATACTGTTTGTTCTTAAATAAGTTACAAATACTTATTAATTATTATTTATCCAGGGTTAAGCATGTTCTTTAAAAACTTTAAAATTCGTACAAAGTTAACCATCGCATTTGCAACTTTTGTGATGTTAATTATGTTGGGTTCCGGTTTCGCATTAATGGGTTTAAATAGTGCAAATCAAGATATTCATGATGTTGTTGATGATATCTATCCAGCCACAGTCAGAGCCAACTTACTGATTAATAATTTCAATGAGTTTATTATATTTCAGCAACTCACTATGCTTGATGAGCAAGGAAGTTTAGCCGCTGAGCAAGAGAGTAAAAAATCAGAGATCACCGCTAAAGTTGCACAGCTATTGAAAGAATTAGACGAAACCACACACGATGCTGAGTCAAAAAAAATCTTAGCTGAGGTTTATGATATTCGTCAGCAATATATAAACTCTCAAAACTTTGTGGTGAAGGCATTTAATGAAAATAACAGACACGCCGCAGTCAATGAACTGATCACAAAAACTTCCGTTATTCAGTTAAAATATCGCGATAAAATATTAGAGTTTATCGAATTACAAAATCAAAAAATGGAAGAGGCAGGTGACGCTGTTGAACGTGATTTCATTGAGAAAAGAATATTTTTAGTATTATTAACCCTAGTCAGTATTATTGTGGGCAGTATTTTAGGATGGTTTATTACTAAAGGCATTACACTTCCATTAGAGAAGGCAATAAACTTTGCTAAAGCCATTGCTAATGGTGATTTAACACAAGAAGTGAATACTGATTATCAGGATGAAGCAGGAATATTATTACAAGCCCTCGCTGAAATGAAAACACACCTATTAGAGGTTGTGCAAAATGTACAAAACGGCGCTGAAAATATTTCGTCAGCAGCAGAGCAAATTACGGCAGGTAGCCAAAATTTAGCTGCAAGAACAGAAGAGCAAGCAACATCAGTAGAAGAAACGGCAAGCTCCATGGAGCAGATGACATCAACCGTTAAAAATACCGCAGATCATACTCATGATGCGATTAATGTTGCTGAAAAAACTGAAATCGCCGTACATCATAATGGCGAAATGATGCTTCAGCTAACTGAAAAAATGAGAGCCATTAATAGCTCATCATCTCAAATGACAGACATTATTAATTTAATCGATGCCATTGCATTCCAAACTAATATTCTTGCACTAAATGCCGCTGTTGAAGCCGCAAGAGCGGGTGAACATGGTAAAGGTTTTGCGGTTGTTGCGGGTGAAGTCAGACTACTGGCACAAAAAAGTGCGGACTCCGCTAATGATATACGCGCGCTTATCGATAATTCATCAACTCAAACACAAGAAGGACTGGAATTAGTTGAACAAGCCGACTCTCAGATCCAAAAAATGATCACCGATGTCGAAGAGATCAGCGCACTCTTGCGTGAAATTGGGCAGGCAAGTAATGAACAAAGTGATGGTATATCGCAAATCAATAATGCTATAAGTCAGCTTGATTCAACAACTCAACAGAATGCGGGATTAGTCGAGGAATCGGTAGCCGCTGCGAATTCACTCAATGAACAAGCACTTAATCTGAATAAATTAGTGAATTACTTTCAGATTAAGTGCATCTAATTCATTATTGTAGTAGAGCAATTGTAGTAGAGCGCGTTGTTCTTTACTGATTATCTTTTCAGCAAAAAAGCTGATAACACAACCTGCTCAACTATTTTGGTCATTGCTTCATATTAACAATAACCACTTAAAAAATAAGCAGATAGACCTTTATGGTATATCTGCTTAACTTACTTACTGAAGAAAAAGAGTATTAAGCTAATTTCTCAATAAATTTAATCTCTAGTGAATCAATTTTATCTTTTAAATTTTCGATAAATGCTTTCATATGTGTCGTTTCATTGTGTTTATCGATAGCACTCTGGTTTTCCCATATTTCAAAGAAAATAAAGGTTCTTGGTTGAGTGGTATCCTTATGAAGTTCGTACTGGATACATCCTTCATCTTGATGACTTGGTTTTATCATCGCTTTGCAAGCAGATAACACTTCATTTTCATGATTCTCTTTCGCCACAATCGTGGCTATTAACCTGATATTATTCATATAAAATCCTGTATTCCAACATAAGTACAAATGAAAAATAAATAACAACCTGAAATTACTCTAGCATAATTCTTTATTTCATTATTCACATTTAGGCAAAAGCACTTTTCATTAGAGAAGCTCAATTTACATCAAGGAAATTGCGACGACATGTTGCCTCTAAGTGAGATTTCTCAATCAAAATAGTGAACCGTTAATCTTAGTTCTGACACTGGTGTGATTGTAATGACGTCTAGAATGGCATTCGATTTGCTCATTAATGCGCGTTTATCTCAACGAAAAAAAGGAACCTAGTTCACACTTTGGTTCTTTTTTTTCATGTGTAACAACGTCAATAATAAAATGTAAACAATTTTACCAATATCAGACAAACTGTTTGTATTTGCCAACTTATTTCAGTCGTTCTGGAAAGCGTCAAATGTTAAATCCTAAAACATCGCTAACATAATCGCTGATTTCCATTATCAAAAAAGCGCTATTTAATGATGAAAATAATCTTTTCACTATTAATACTCCCATAATAATCTCAGGGTTATATCACTTATTGTGAGATAACTTTATAGCGCTAAAAACAGACAACAACAGATTTACACACTAAAGAAAATATTCCGTTAGAGATTATTACGTAGTTAAACCGAAGATAATTATCTGCCAACTCACTTTTCAATCACCTTTTTTATCTTGAATATTTGTATGACAATTGCTTGGGGAAAATGAATATCTCATCTAAAAATGAGACTATGACTTCAAAAATATTTGATCTCTTATCTTTGTTCTATAACAGTCAACTTAAACACGTTAAAAAAGGTAAGAAATACCCTTAAATAAATATTTTTCTATTATTAAATAGTATTTATTTCGCGATTTCTCAGTCACAAAGAATAAGAAAAATAGACTTTTTACTTTTATCAATGTGATCAGAGGCTCGTCAATCATATCTTTAAATGAGGATCGTTAGAAAGAACCATTCTCATTTATTATTTATTTTGCTTATCATAGACTCATTATCCCACTGATTTGTATTACAATTAAATCTAGTTCGAAAGCGAGTAATTGTGCGCCTCTGGATACAAAAAGAAGTCAATCATTGATGAGAAAATCACATTAATATCCATTTAAACAGTTAATATAAAAATATTAGTTTTGTATAATTAAAATTATTAAATTAAAAACAAATAAAAATAAATTTATGATGATAATTTATTTTTTCATACTAAACAAAATAGATACCAATAAAAAAACAAAGAATTAGCATGTTTCAATATATAAAAAAAGTAAAAGCAAGTAAAAAACCAGCAAGAAATAAACAATAAAAAAATTTAAATAATAGATATTTTAAACAAGATGAAAAAATAAAATGAAATATAAAAAAGTTAAAAAATAAAACAATATTTATAATAAGGTGAAACATTATAAAAATAAAATAAAAAAATAATTTAAATAATTAATTCAGCAAAATTTATAATAATAGAATATTAAAATAAAAAACATTTATTTTATTTGTTAATAAAATAGGCAAAAAAATAATTCATTAACTTAATTTATGTTTAATCTAGGCATCGATGGTCCTTTTTATCCTAAAAAATGGCATTTTAGGCTGAAGTTTATCTTTTTATTACATAGCTAAAACCCTCAATATCGTTCTTTTTTTCATCAAAAATCAATTCGGCAACAACATTAGCAATTTAATTACATTGACAAACATCAAAAAACGCGACAATTAACAAGCAAATAAAGAGAAAAAAGGAATTTTTTTATATTTGTCACACAATTGATTTTATTCTATTACATCTCAATAAATATTCCCTACAATAGCCAACTAATCTAACCTGACAATTTCCTAAGTGATGATATTTTTCATTGTTTAGGTTAGTAACTATCTTTTTTTATTTATGATTTATCGTTTCAGCAAAGTAGAGCATTAATAAAACCTAGTACCCTACACAATTATATAATGACCAACTTATAGGTTTGCCAACGCAGTTATAAACGATAAAAATTGCAAACTTAAGGATAA comes from the Proteus appendicitidis genome and includes:
- a CDS encoding histidine phosphatase family protein, which translates into the protein MRSVLIFLSVFILGFSHMAYSDQTLVFIRHGEKPDNDSGQLTCKGLNRALALPDALINQFGKPDALFAAAPKQSKLGNSLRSLQTISPIAIKTSLPIHLQYHAKEIKALREELLSQQYVNSVIFIVWEHDNLTKVARDIMKQEGGDPKLIPKWKSSDFDSIYILRIIREGDKKSIVFEQRQQGLDGVSEICPD
- a CDS encoding methyl-accepting chemotaxis protein encodes the protein MFFKNFKIRTKLTIAFATFVMLIMLGSGFALMGLNSANQDIHDVVDDIYPATVRANLLINNFNEFIIFQQLTMLDEQGSLAAEQESKKSEITAKVAQLLKELDETTHDAESKKILAEVYDIRQQYINSQNFVVKAFNENNRHAAVNELITKTSVIQLKYRDKILEFIELQNQKMEEAGDAVERDFIEKRIFLVLLTLVSIIVGSILGWFITKGITLPLEKAINFAKAIANGDLTQEVNTDYQDEAGILLQALAEMKTHLLEVVQNVQNGAENISSAAEQITAGSQNLAARTEEQATSVEETASSMEQMTSTVKNTADHTHDAINVAEKTEIAVHHNGEMMLQLTEKMRAINSSSSQMTDIINLIDAIAFQTNILALNAAVEAARAGEHGKGFAVVAGEVRLLAQKSADSANDIRALIDNSSTQTQEGLELVEQADSQIQKMITDVEEISALLREIGQASNEQSDGISQINNAISQLDSTTQQNAGLVEESVAAANSLNEQALNLNKLVNYFQIKCI
- a CDS encoding putative quinol monooxygenase codes for the protein MNNIRLIATIVAKENHENEVLSACKAMIKPSHQDEGCIQYELHKDTTQPRTFIFFEIWENQSAIDKHNETTHMKAFIENLKDKIDSLEIKFIEKLA